The following proteins come from a genomic window of Frankia casuarinae:
- a CDS encoding ABC transporter ATP-binding protein — translation MAAGVPAVEATGLVKRFGGLTAVDHVDLRVDVGEVYGILGPNGAGKTTFLRMLFGLIRPDAGVLRLFGRSWAQAGPATLDGVAGFIESPRFYPYLSGRRNLELLAGLDGGDADSRIDRVLDLVDLADRAGDKVGGYSFGMRQRLGVAASLLRDPRLLVLDEPANGLDPAGIRDMRALVKRLAAGGLTVLLSSHNMNEVEEICDNVTIMRTGRVVYHGSIGQLRAQAPDPSHRLATSDDDRALELAADHPGVAVSTHPDGGLALTAQPAAADAYIIALGRDGVAVRTLGLEIAPLESLFFMFTEPDRTAADLPTQQHARLGATR, via the coding sequence ATGGCGGCTGGCGTACCGGCGGTGGAGGCCACCGGCCTGGTGAAACGCTTCGGCGGTCTCACTGCGGTGGATCATGTTGATCTGCGGGTGGACGTCGGGGAGGTCTACGGCATCCTCGGCCCGAACGGTGCCGGGAAGACGACGTTCCTGCGGATGCTGTTCGGGTTGATCCGCCCGGACGCCGGGGTGTTGCGGCTGTTCGGTCGCAGTTGGGCCCAGGCCGGCCCGGCGACATTGGACGGGGTCGCGGGGTTCATCGAGAGCCCCCGTTTCTATCCATATCTGTCCGGCCGGAGGAACCTGGAGCTGCTGGCCGGACTCGACGGCGGTGACGCCGACAGCCGGATCGACAGGGTCCTCGACCTGGTGGATCTTGCCGACCGGGCCGGGGACAAGGTCGGCGGCTACTCGTTCGGGATGCGTCAACGGCTCGGGGTGGCCGCCTCGCTGCTACGCGACCCGCGGCTGCTGGTGCTGGACGAGCCGGCCAACGGCCTGGACCCGGCCGGTATCCGCGACATGCGGGCCCTGGTCAAACGGCTCGCCGCGGGTGGGCTGACCGTGCTGCTCAGCAGCCACAACATGAACGAGGTCGAGGAGATCTGCGACAACGTCACGATCATGCGCACCGGCCGGGTGGTCTACCACGGCTCGATCGGCCAGCTGCGGGCCCAGGCGCCGGACCCGTCCCACCGGCTGGCGACCAGCGACGACGACCGGGCGCTGGAGCTGGCCGCCGACCATCCCGGCGTAGCCGTGTCGACTCACCCGGACGGCGGGCTGGCGCTGACCGCCCAGCCCGCGGCCGCGGACGCCTACATCATCGCTCTCGGCCGGGACGGTGTGGCCGTACGGACCCTCGGACTGGAGATCGCGCCACTGGAGTCGCTGTTCTTCATGTTCACCGAACCCGACCGGACCGCCGCCGACCTGCCAACCCAGCAGCACGCCCGCCTCGGAGCGACCCGGTGA
- a CDS encoding ABC transporter permease, with amino-acid sequence MTTTSTASATTTTPPATVGARPAGRGRVTSAYRWEVTKLAAQARTRATLAVCLLAPCVFVVLLDRQDRVPKDTLYGRWVHASGFATPLLILGFAAQWVFPLLTSLVAGDIFASEDQHGTWKTILTRSHSRTQIFWAKTLAAATFAVLVLAVLAASCLAAGVLLVGHQPLESLSGTLLPPGRTAGLVLAAWATALLPLLGFTALGIMLSVLTRSSPAGIVGPIILGLLMQLYSFLNGADAIRHLLLVTPFDAWHGLLAAHPYYGPLGQGALVSVGYIAICLAVAYTALRRRDITGG; translated from the coding sequence GTGACCACGACAAGCACAGCCTCCGCGACGACCACCACGCCCCCGGCGACGGTCGGGGCACGTCCGGCCGGCCGCGGCCGGGTGACGAGCGCCTACCGGTGGGAGGTCACCAAGCTTGCCGCCCAGGCCCGCACCCGCGCGACGCTCGCCGTCTGCCTGCTCGCCCCGTGCGTGTTCGTCGTGCTGCTCGACCGCCAGGACCGTGTCCCGAAGGACACCCTGTACGGCCGGTGGGTGCACGCCAGCGGCTTCGCGACCCCGCTGCTCATCCTCGGCTTCGCCGCCCAATGGGTGTTCCCGCTGCTGACCAGCCTGGTGGCCGGGGACATCTTCGCCAGCGAGGACCAGCACGGCACCTGGAAGACGATCCTGACCCGCTCGCACAGCCGCACCCAGATCTTCTGGGCCAAGACGTTGGCCGCGGCGACGTTCGCGGTCCTTGTCCTCGCCGTTCTGGCGGCCAGCTGCCTGGCCGCCGGCGTCCTGCTCGTCGGTCACCAGCCGCTGGAAAGCCTCTCGGGCACCCTGCTGCCGCCCGGCCGGACCGCCGGGCTGGTGCTGGCCGCGTGGGCGACCGCGCTGCTGCCGCTACTCGGCTTCACCGCCCTCGGGATCATGCTGTCGGTGCTCACCCGCAGCAGCCCCGCCGGGATCGTCGGCCCGATCATCCTCGGGCTGCTCATGCAGCTCTACTCGTTCCTCAACGGCGCCGACGCGATCCGCCACCTGCTGCTGGTCACCCCGTTCGACGCCTGGCACGGCCTGCTGGCGGCGCACCCGTACTACGGGCCCCTGGGTCAGGGTGCGCTGGTCAGCGTCGGCTACATCGCGATCTGCCTGGCGGTCGCCTACACGGCGCTGCGTCGGCGCGACATCACCGGAGGCTGA
- a CDS encoding hydantoinase/oxoprolinase family protein: MGILVNIDNGGTFTDVCVTDGERIVHAKTPTTPHDLTQCFVDGLRTASDRLYGEEDTARLLRETEYLRYSTTSGTNAVVERKGAPVALLVDSGAEEDVYGIANLVDASLWQALVPHSPVGITVGADGSVGLAEFTTAINELLATSTSRIVIALRSAAAERAIKNLLLERYPRHLLGAVPFTLSHELVHDVDDARRVLTAVLNSYLHPGMEHFLYGAEKACRENGLPRPLLIFRNDGDSARVAKTTALKTWGSGPRGGLEGSVAYASLYGADVLVGVDVGGTTTDVSVVVDKALTVHAHGRVDSAQTSLPIPDLSSIGLGGSSVVQVVNGQIQIGPRSVGAAPGPASFGRGGTDATVTDALLLAGVLDPDNYLGGDLKLDPARAERALLTHVGEPLSLSAQAAALAVLRVFEEQAGAAVKEMISAAGREPGEATLLAFGGAGPVLASGIARAAGIARVIVPHLSAVFSAFGIGFSGLAHEYSVPMPGVDVEVKAARDDLLTRARRDMFGEGVSIDECTVETRGRFIVDGVLRDETWTDGSSPGQADQLVVRAWYPLPTFELVADEHGTVQPAAADGSRRIHFADGNEQEIAVYRPENLEPGQGAAGPALVAGDYLTCLIEPGWGFRVSSNSDLILEAQQ; encoded by the coding sequence ATGGGAATCCTGGTCAATATCGACAACGGTGGCACGTTCACCGATGTGTGCGTGACGGACGGTGAGCGCATCGTGCATGCGAAGACGCCGACGACCCCGCACGATTTAACGCAGTGTTTCGTCGACGGGCTGCGGACAGCGTCCGACCGGCTGTATGGCGAGGAGGACACCGCTCGTCTGTTGCGCGAGACGGAGTACCTGCGCTATTCGACGACGTCGGGTACGAACGCCGTGGTCGAGCGGAAGGGCGCACCGGTCGCCCTGCTGGTCGACAGCGGTGCGGAGGAGGACGTCTACGGCATTGCGAACCTGGTCGACGCCTCGCTGTGGCAGGCGCTGGTGCCGCATTCTCCGGTCGGGATCACGGTGGGCGCCGACGGGTCGGTGGGCTTGGCGGAGTTCACGACGGCAATCAACGAACTGTTGGCGACGAGTACCTCGCGGATCGTGATCGCGCTGCGGAGCGCGGCGGCGGAGCGGGCGATCAAGAATCTGTTGTTGGAGCGGTACCCGCGGCATCTGCTGGGCGCGGTTCCGTTCACCCTGTCGCATGAGCTTGTGCACGACGTCGACGACGCGCGGCGGGTGCTGACCGCGGTGCTGAACTCCTACCTGCACCCGGGGATGGAGCACTTCCTCTACGGCGCGGAGAAGGCGTGCCGGGAGAACGGGCTGCCTCGCCCGCTGCTGATCTTCCGGAATGACGGGGACTCGGCCCGGGTGGCCAAGACCACGGCGTTGAAGACGTGGGGTTCCGGGCCGCGGGGTGGGCTGGAGGGCAGCGTCGCCTACGCCTCGCTCTACGGCGCGGACGTGCTGGTCGGGGTGGACGTGGGTGGCACCACGACCGACGTGTCGGTCGTGGTGGACAAGGCCCTGACGGTGCACGCGCACGGCCGGGTCGATTCGGCGCAGACCTCGCTGCCGATTCCGGACCTGAGCAGTATCGGGCTGGGTGGCAGTTCGGTGGTCCAGGTCGTCAACGGTCAGATTCAGATCGGTCCGCGCAGTGTGGGTGCCGCGCCCGGCCCGGCGTCTTTCGGCCGTGGTGGCACCGATGCGACGGTGACCGATGCCCTGCTGCTTGCCGGGGTGTTGGACCCGGACAACTATCTGGGTGGGGATCTGAAGTTGGACCCGGCCCGGGCGGAGCGGGCGTTGCTGACCCATGTCGGGGAGCCCCTGTCGTTGTCGGCGCAGGCCGCGGCGCTCGCGGTGTTGCGGGTGTTCGAGGAGCAGGCGGGGGCCGCGGTCAAGGAGATGATCTCCGCGGCGGGTCGTGAGCCGGGTGAGGCCACGCTGCTGGCCTTCGGTGGCGCCGGTCCGGTGCTTGCCTCGGGGATCGCGCGGGCGGCGGGGATCGCACGGGTGATCGTGCCGCATCTGTCGGCGGTGTTCAGCGCGTTCGGTATCGGTTTCAGCGGGTTGGCACACGAATACAGCGTGCCGATGCCGGGCGTCGACGTCGAGGTGAAGGCGGCCCGCGACGATCTGTTGACCCGCGCGCGGCGTGACATGTTCGGTGAAGGCGTGTCCATCGACGAATGCACTGTCGAGACCCGCGGCCGATTCATCGTCGACGGCGTGTTGCGGGACGAGACGTGGACCGACGGGTCGTCTCCCGGGCAGGCCGATCAGCTGGTGGTGCGGGCCTGGTATCCGCTGCCGACCTTCGAGCTGGTGGCCGACGAACACGGCACGGTCCAGCCGGCGGCCGCGGACGGATCGCGTCGTATCCATTTCGCTGACGGTAACGAGCAGGAGATTGCGGTCTACCGTCCGGAGAATCTGGAGCCGGGGCAGGGGGCCGCGGGGCCGGCGCTGGTCGCGGGTGACTATCTGACCTGTCTGATCGAGCCCGGGTGGGGGTTCCGGGTGAGCAGCAACTCTGACCTGATCCTGGAGGCCCAGCAGTGA
- a CDS encoding acetone carboxylase subunit gamma, whose translation MNITEYLAINLATERWTCRVCGHDIANARENYKTGLLVHNRDPREIHRPILDESYEFTYAPDPAWCRIVEFYCPGCGTQVENEYLPPGHPLTHDLELDIDALKRRHLSAVEG comes from the coding sequence GTGAACATCACCGAGTATCTCGCGATTAATCTGGCGACCGAGCGATGGACCTGCCGGGTGTGCGGGCATGACATCGCGAACGCCCGCGAGAACTACAAGACCGGGCTGCTGGTCCACAACCGTGACCCGCGGGAGATTCACCGGCCGATCCTGGACGAGAGCTACGAGTTCACCTACGCCCCCGACCCGGCCTGGTGCCGGATCGTCGAGTTCTACTGCCCGGGTTGCGGGACGCAGGTGGAGAACGAGTACCTGCCGCCTGGTCATCCGCTGACGCACGACCTCGAACTCGATATCGACGCGTTGAAGCGTCGCCACCTCAGCGCTGTGGAGGGCTAG
- a CDS encoding hydantoinase/oxoprolinase family protein, producing the protein MRQVSVDIGGTFTDCFLVYDDTYIEAKSLTTHHNLASGFMDALAKASAQADLDVQTVLSTVDAVRYATTLGTNALIERSGPAVGILTTAGFESTVPLMRARGYGDGLTEAQQSDLPAADRPVSLVPVTRIAGVQERVDYGGTAVLSIDEDDVRRQVRKLVDEGAQAFVVALVNAVINPAHEKEVERIILDEYPTHMLGAIPIVLSHRVTGRKGEYARTMSAVIDAYLHSQMYHGLASLEIELRRNGYTKPMLLVHNTSGMAQLNSTSSLQTIHSGPVAGLEATNYLSKTYHQPNIIATDMGGTSFDIGLVTSDGVKFYDFNPVIDRWLVSTPMTYLHTLGAGGGSIARYDRLWEAIEVGPESAGSDPGPACYGRGGRFPTTTDANLVLGYLDADNYAGGTIKLSLRRAQRAIEEHICKPTGLSLIEAAKAIKRKVDSNMANAIFKEVAVKGYNPKNFVALSYGGGGPLHACGYANTLGIQNVLIPPFSSVFSALGAGNMNQLHIHEYSLYLMVYDATTRRMLDDFQVFNDTVTELAAKGRDDLLRQGADPANIRSRVELDMRYGNQLAQIGVVSPFERLTSHRDVIELLDLFSSIYAKRYGEGSQAPEAGVRINVIRVVSYVERDKFDLQPTQAEPRPASNPARWRECHYPGIDGAVKTAVYDFADLEEGHVIEGPALIETPSTTYLAEPGWQLTIGRTGSAVLVRTI; encoded by the coding sequence ATGCGGCAGGTAAGTGTTGACATCGGTGGCACGTTCACCGACTGCTTTCTTGTTTACGACGACACCTACATCGAGGCGAAGTCGCTGACCACGCACCACAACCTCGCCTCCGGCTTCATGGATGCCCTGGCAAAGGCCAGTGCCCAGGCGGACCTGGATGTGCAGACGGTGCTCTCGACCGTCGACGCGGTGCGTTACGCCACGACCCTCGGGACGAACGCGCTCATCGAACGCAGCGGTCCGGCGGTCGGCATCCTCACCACCGCCGGTTTCGAATCGACCGTGCCGTTGATGCGGGCCCGTGGCTACGGCGACGGGCTGACCGAGGCCCAGCAGTCCGACCTGCCCGCCGCGGACCGGCCGGTGTCGCTGGTGCCGGTGACCCGGATCGCCGGCGTGCAGGAACGCGTCGACTACGGCGGCACGGCGGTGCTGTCCATCGACGAGGACGACGTGCGCCGCCAGGTGCGCAAGCTGGTGGACGAGGGCGCGCAGGCGTTCGTGGTCGCGCTGGTCAACGCGGTGATCAACCCGGCCCACGAGAAGGAAGTCGAGCGGATCATCCTCGACGAGTACCCCACGCACATGCTGGGGGCGATCCCGATCGTGCTGTCGCACCGGGTGACCGGCCGCAAGGGTGAGTACGCCCGGACCATGTCGGCGGTCATCGACGCCTACCTGCACAGCCAGATGTACCACGGGCTGGCGTCGCTGGAGATCGAGCTGCGCCGCAACGGCTACACCAAGCCGATGCTGCTGGTGCACAACACCAGCGGCATGGCCCAGCTGAACTCGACCTCCTCGCTGCAGACCATCCACTCCGGGCCGGTCGCCGGGCTGGAGGCCACCAACTACCTGTCGAAGACCTACCACCAGCCCAACATCATCGCCACCGACATGGGCGGCACCAGCTTCGACATCGGCCTGGTCACCTCCGACGGGGTGAAGTTCTACGACTTCAACCCGGTCATCGACCGCTGGCTCGTCTCCACCCCGATGACCTACCTGCACACCCTCGGCGCCGGCGGTGGCTCCATCGCCCGCTACGACCGCCTGTGGGAGGCCATCGAGGTCGGCCCGGAAAGCGCCGGTTCCGACCCGGGCCCGGCCTGCTACGGCCGGGGCGGGCGGTTCCCGACCACCACGGACGCGAACCTGGTGCTGGGCTACCTCGACGCGGACAACTACGCCGGTGGCACGATCAAGCTCAGCCTGCGCCGGGCGCAGCGGGCCATCGAGGAGCACATCTGCAAGCCCACCGGACTGAGCCTGATCGAGGCGGCGAAGGCGATCAAGCGCAAGGTGGACAGCAACATGGCCAACGCGATCTTCAAGGAGGTCGCGGTCAAGGGCTATAACCCGAAGAACTTCGTCGCGCTTAGCTACGGCGGCGGTGGTCCGCTGCACGCCTGCGGATACGCCAACACGCTGGGCATCCAGAATGTGCTGATCCCGCCGTTCAGCTCGGTGTTCTCCGCGCTGGGCGCCGGCAATATGAACCAGCTGCACATTCATGAGTACTCGCTGTACCTGATGGTCTACGACGCCACCACCCGCAGGATGTTGGACGACTTCCAGGTCTTCAACGACACGGTGACGGAACTTGCCGCGAAGGGCCGCGACGACCTCCTCCGCCAGGGCGCCGACCCCGCCAACATCCGCTCGCGGGTGGAGCTGGACATGCGCTACGGCAACCAGCTCGCCCAGATCGGGGTGGTGTCGCCGTTCGAGCGGCTCACCTCACACCGCGACGTGATCGAGCTGCTGGACCTGTTCAGCAGCATCTACGCCAAGCGGTACGGCGAAGGCAGCCAGGCGCCCGAGGCCGGTGTGCGCATCAACGTCATCCGCGTGGTCAGCTACGTCGAACGCGACAAGTTCGACCTGCAGCCCACCCAGGCCGAGCCGCGCCCCGCGTCGAACCCCGCCCGGTGGCGGGAATGCCACTACCCGGGCATCGACGGCGCGGTCAAGACTGCCGTCTACGACTTCGCCGACCTCGAAGAAGGCCACGTCATCGAGGGCCCCGCCCTGATCGAAACCCCGAGCACGACCTACCTCGCCGAACCCGGATGGCAGCTGACCATCGGCCGTACCGGCTCCGCGGTGCTCGTTCGGACCATCTGA
- a CDS encoding NAD(P)-dependent alcohol dehydrogenase: MPATMQALAFLGIGKAGVIEKPIPKPGPTDAIVRTTSALICTSDVHTVRGAIPVPEGRALGHEAVGVVHDLGAAVTGFEAGERVAVGALTPCFHCGPCQRGFSTQCQGMLGGYKFTTQRDGNMAEYFLVNNAAANLARIPADLPDEKAVYATDMLSTGFGGAENAQLRLGESVAIFAQGPVGLSATIGCRLLGAGLIIAVEGRPERQELARRFGADVVVDPAAGDVVNQILDLTGGVGVDGAIEALGHPQTFEDCIRVTKPGGRISNIGYHGENPAPLQIPLEPFGLGMSDKKILTSLCPGGSDRLERIFTLMRSGRVDPTPMTTHEFGFDEIERAFSMMETKEDGVIKPLIRFA, encoded by the coding sequence ATGCCAGCCACCATGCAGGCACTGGCGTTTCTCGGCATCGGCAAGGCCGGCGTCATCGAGAAGCCCATACCGAAGCCAGGGCCAACTGACGCGATCGTACGGACAACATCGGCGCTTATCTGCACCTCCGATGTGCACACCGTCCGGGGCGCCATTCCCGTTCCCGAAGGCCGCGCTCTCGGGCACGAGGCGGTCGGTGTCGTCCACGACCTGGGCGCCGCGGTCACTGGATTCGAGGCCGGTGAGCGGGTAGCGGTCGGGGCGCTTACGCCGTGCTTTCACTGCGGCCCCTGCCAGCGGGGTTTCAGTACCCAGTGCCAGGGAATGCTCGGTGGGTACAAATTCACCACGCAGCGCGATGGCAACATGGCGGAGTACTTTCTCGTCAACAATGCGGCCGCCAACCTCGCTCGCATTCCGGCCGACCTGCCCGACGAGAAAGCCGTCTACGCGACCGACATGCTCTCCACCGGGTTCGGTGGCGCGGAGAACGCGCAGCTGCGGCTCGGTGAGTCCGTCGCGATCTTCGCTCAGGGGCCGGTAGGGTTATCCGCCACCATCGGCTGCCGGCTGCTCGGCGCCGGACTGATCATCGCCGTGGAAGGACGGCCCGAACGGCAGGAGCTGGCACGTCGATTCGGCGCGGACGTGGTCGTCGACCCCGCCGCTGGTGATGTGGTGAACCAGATCCTCGATCTCACCGGCGGCGTCGGCGTGGACGGCGCGATCGAGGCGCTCGGTCATCCGCAGACCTTCGAGGACTGCATCCGGGTGACCAAACCCGGTGGCCGGATATCGAATATCGGGTATCACGGTGAGAACCCGGCACCGCTGCAGATCCCGTTGGAACCGTTCGGCCTGGGTATGTCGGACAAGAAGATCCTGACGTCGCTCTGCCCAGGCGGAAGCGATCGGCTCGAGCGAATCTTCACCCTCATGCGTTCCGGCCGGGTGGATCCTACGCCGATGACGACCCATGAGTTCGGGTTCGACGAGATCGAACGTGCCTTCAGCATGATGGAAACCAAGGAGGACGGCGTCATCAAACCCCTCATCCGTTTCGCATAA
- a CDS encoding GPR1/FUN34/YaaH family transporter produces MTTSTGSATVSSPQQPLLNESEALPVSLPAPPPLSPLRGNPAVFGLPTVIAGAFGLGLVDTGWLPPAAAGAALPIILTSAAVGLLVAAIWAAALGQNPLASLFAVFFGFYGSYAAFGLGLGHNWYNIPATQITRTTELWLISWLVTLVLVTVATLRLPSSFTLLLGFADGALLLLLLGTINTSTALTHAGGYLVFGFTAVAAYLYLAVMSAETGGKGLPLGKPVISG; encoded by the coding sequence ATGACCACCAGCACCGGCAGCGCCACCGTTTCCAGTCCCCAACAGCCATTACTGAACGAGAGCGAGGCCTTACCCGTCTCGTTACCCGCTCCGCCGCCCCTCAGCCCGCTGCGCGGCAACCCGGCCGTGTTCGGCCTCCCCACCGTCATCGCCGGGGCTTTCGGCCTCGGGCTGGTCGACACCGGCTGGCTTCCGCCCGCCGCGGCCGGCGCGGCACTGCCGATCATCCTGACCTCCGCCGCCGTCGGTCTCCTGGTCGCCGCGATCTGGGCGGCGGCGCTCGGGCAGAACCCCCTGGCCAGCCTGTTCGCGGTGTTCTTCGGGTTCTACGGCAGCTACGCCGCGTTTGGCCTCGGCCTCGGCCACAACTGGTACAACATCCCCGCCACCCAGATCACCAGAACCACCGAGCTGTGGCTGATCAGCTGGCTGGTCACCCTCGTCCTGGTCACCGTGGCCACCCTGCGCCTGCCCAGCAGTTTCACCCTGCTGCTCGGGTTCGCGGACGGCGCGCTGCTGCTGCTACTGCTCGGCACCATCAACACCAGCACCGCCCTCACCCACGCCGGCGGCTACCTGGTGTTCGGCTTCACCGCGGTAGCGGCCTACCTCTACCTCGCCGTCATGTCCGCCGAGACCGGCGGGAAGGGTCTGCCGCTCGGCAAGCCGGTCATCTCCGGATAA
- a CDS encoding hydantoinase B/oxoprolinase family protein has translation MSQPDHADGKSVVEKFLEENVLFLGPDPEIMQSHHLAPESPRETEALARFTDPEQINLVRHKLQTACNESFDMVEQMGAAPGAKWGDLISGVWTASGDLALSSMGGVLLFSVLTQHPVKFIVKYWVDEPTVGVREGDVFMHNDARYGNVHNTDQSILIPVFHEGQLICFAGAVCHEGENGATEPGGMPSAAESPFDEGLKISPIKVGENYTFRRDLMTFLQNSVREPKLQLEGMKAKLYAAMRTRDRIHDTIAEYGVDAVVATLRRTLTDTADEVRRRLRSWPEGTVRQNVFADGTLRENCLVKIRLAMTKKDDELILDFRGSSPEFLNRANNTILSSMKGMLAQEFLTFVWPDLPRNQAVFEPMTVLTDPRSALNCSPEAPNAQSMMTFFPSFTAAQLATPKLLYSAGERSTDVIAGWFNMIVTFIYGGVTQHGELVGNVCADLNGMGGAARSNRDGEHAVAPIFAPMADIGEQELIEEEVPILKIVPNRVMRDNQGFGKFRGGQGYQQIATVKDSAMWGFMACSIGSKFPSSHGIFGGYGPGTYPLCKIKNVDIFKVMDNQRELLRYTVEELMNERPFPDATYSTHHMGMQFELAERGELYMLTQGTGGGYGDVLERDPELVASDYRDGLVSMDTVRDIYHVVLNPDTAVLDAEGTTAAREAERAARLRRGKPYAEFVKEWETETPPADVPFFGSWGDPRVLFRGTPQDTCPADAIVPVMMPDPKDVRIAQLEAKLAELQD, from the coding sequence ATGAGCCAGCCCGACCACGCTGACGGCAAGTCAGTCGTCGAGAAGTTCCTCGAAGAAAACGTCCTGTTCCTCGGGCCCGACCCCGAGATCATGCAAAGCCACCATCTCGCCCCGGAGTCGCCCCGCGAAACGGAGGCGCTCGCGCGGTTCACCGATCCCGAGCAGATCAACCTGGTGCGGCACAAGCTGCAGACCGCGTGTAACGAGTCCTTCGACATGGTCGAGCAGATGGGCGCGGCGCCCGGCGCGAAGTGGGGCGACCTGATCTCCGGGGTGTGGACGGCCTCGGGTGACCTCGCCCTGTCCAGCATGGGTGGTGTGCTGCTGTTCTCGGTGCTCACGCAGCACCCGGTCAAGTTCATTGTCAAGTACTGGGTGGATGAGCCGACGGTCGGGGTCCGTGAGGGCGATGTCTTCATGCACAACGACGCCCGCTACGGCAACGTCCACAACACCGACCAGAGCATCCTCATCCCGGTCTTCCACGAGGGGCAGCTGATCTGCTTCGCCGGCGCGGTCTGCCACGAGGGGGAGAACGGCGCCACCGAACCCGGCGGTATGCCCTCGGCGGCGGAGTCCCCGTTCGACGAGGGATTGAAGATTTCGCCGATCAAGGTCGGTGAGAACTACACGTTCCGCCGTGACCTCATGACCTTCCTGCAGAACTCGGTGCGCGAGCCGAAGCTGCAGCTGGAGGGCATGAAGGCCAAGCTGTACGCGGCGATGCGGACAAGGGACCGGATCCACGACACCATCGCCGAGTACGGTGTCGACGCGGTCGTCGCCACGTTGCGGCGCACCCTGACCGACACCGCCGACGAGGTCCGCCGCCGGCTGAGGTCGTGGCCGGAGGGCACCGTGCGGCAGAACGTCTTCGCGGACGGGACGCTGCGGGAGAACTGCCTGGTCAAGATCAGACTGGCGATGACCAAGAAGGACGACGAGCTGATCCTGGATTTCCGGGGCTCGTCGCCGGAATTCCTGAACCGGGCCAACAACACGATCCTCTCGTCGATGAAGGGCATGCTGGCCCAGGAGTTCCTGACCTTCGTGTGGCCGGACCTGCCGCGAAACCAGGCGGTGTTCGAGCCGATGACTGTTCTCACCGACCCGCGGTCGGCGCTGAACTGTTCGCCGGAGGCGCCGAACGCGCAGAGCATGATGACGTTCTTCCCCTCCTTCACCGCGGCCCAGCTGGCGACGCCGAAGCTCCTCTACAGCGCGGGTGAACGCTCTACGGACGTCATCGCCGGCTGGTTCAACATGATCGTCACGTTCATCTACGGTGGTGTCACCCAGCACGGCGAGCTGGTGGGCAACGTGTGCGCCGACCTCAACGGCATGGGCGGGGCCGCGCGGTCCAACCGGGACGGCGAGCACGCGGTCGCCCCGATCTTCGCGCCCATGGCCGACATCGGGGAGCAGGAACTCATCGAGGAAGAAGTCCCGATTCTCAAGATCGTGCCGAACAGGGTAATGCGGGACAACCAGGGCTTCGGCAAGTTCCGCGGCGGCCAGGGCTACCAGCAGATCGCCACCGTCAAGGACAGCGCCATGTGGGGCTTCATGGCGTGCAGCATCGGCTCGAAGTTCCCCAGCTCGCACGGCATCTTCGGCGGCTACGGCCCCGGCACCTACCCGCTGTGCAAGATCAAGAATGTCGACATCTTCAAGGTGATGGACAACCAGCGCGAACTGCTGCGCTACACCGTCGAGGAACTGATGAACGAGCGTCCGTTCCCGGACGCGACCTACTCGACGCATCACATGGGCATGCAGTTCGAGCTCGCCGAGCGCGGCGAGCTGTACATGCTCACCCAGGGCACCGGCGGTGGCTACGGGGACGTGCTCGAACGCGATCCCGAGCTGGTGGCTTCCGACTACCGCGACGGCCTGGTGTCCATGGACACCGTCCGCGACATCTACCACGTGGTGCTCAACCCCGACACCGCCGTGCTGGACGCCGAGGGCACCACGGCGGCCCGGGAGGCCGAGCGGGCGGCTCGGCTGCGGCGGGGCAAGCCGTATGCGGAGTTCGTCAAGGAATGGGAGACCGAGACGCCTCCGGCCGACGTGCCGTTCTTCGGCTCCTGGGGCGACCCGCGGGTGCTGTTCCGCGGCACTCCGCAGGACACCTGCCCCGCGGACGCGATCGTGCCGGTGATGATGCCCGACCCGAAGGACGTGCGGATCGCGCAGCTGGAGGCCAAGCTGGCGGAGCTGCAGGACTGA